One genomic window of Anaeromyxobacter diazotrophicus includes the following:
- a CDS encoding type I restriction endonuclease subunit R, translating into MTPHAYTELALVEAATMEVLASLDWPTVSAADETFNPDGTLGRESARETALLPRLRAALAKLNQGVPAAALQLAVDELLRDRLAMGAAAANREVHALLTEGVQVSVMNPETREQELRTIRLVDWEHPEQNDFLAVEQLSLEGPLYTCIPDVVLFVNGLPWVVIELKKPGVPVRQAFDENLTSYKHPQNGVPQLFAYNALLVASNGTDAKVGSLTADWDRFFEWKRIEREDEPRRVSLEVLLRGTCEKGRLLDLVRSFSLFSAHKTGLVKVLAQNHQYLGVNSAIRQALAAREAGHGRAGVFWQTQGSGKSFSMVFFAQKILRTVPGNWTFVVVTDRVELDDQIAKTFAACGAVADATACHASSGAHLRQLLGENHRYVFTLLHKFQTAEVLNDRRDVIVIADEAHRSQYDQLAMNMRAALPNALFVAFTGTPLIAGEERTREVFGDYVSIYDFQQSIEDGATVPLFYENRTPELHLRNPDLNDELYEVIDEAGLDDESEARLARLLGQRYHLITRDDRLDAVARDIVQHFLGRGFQGKAMVVSIDKATALRTYDKVRRAWEAEKARVRAAIDYGKPGEELDGLGERLRRLDTVDMAVVVSPGQNEIEEMRQLGLDIVPHRRRMVDSQPPLDEKFKDPDDPLSLVFVCAMWLTGFDAPSCSTIYLDKPMRNHTLMQTIARANRVYPGKQSGLIVDYANVFQSLEKALAIYGAARGVRTPVREKDELVGELRAAVADIEAFCAAAGVQLPAIEASTNALERLTRVGEASNALLASDERRKAFLAHARLAERLYAAIKPHRSAAEFAVRMSTVTALAERIRAETTPEQADLTSVLARIGDVLDRSIQAPAEVRDRPGPPPIDLSRIDFNALAARFQASETKNLDLERLKAAIRAQLDKLIAANETRVDLRERFEALIEEYNVGSKQIEQLFHDLLALSQTLTDEQSRHVREQLTEEELVVFDLLTRPGPELTTDERSEVKKVARQLLHRIRGILTVDWRLTAQARARVRSAIEEALDEGLPRAYTPEVFKTKAGAVFQHVYEHASAA; encoded by the coding sequence ATGACACCCCACGCCTACACCGAGCTGGCGCTGGTCGAGGCTGCGACGATGGAAGTGCTCGCGTCGCTCGACTGGCCGACGGTGTCGGCGGCGGACGAGACCTTCAATCCCGACGGGACGCTGGGGAGAGAGTCGGCGCGGGAGACGGCGCTCCTCCCGCGCCTCCGTGCGGCGCTTGCGAAGCTGAACCAGGGTGTGCCCGCTGCGGCGCTCCAGCTCGCCGTCGACGAGCTGCTCCGGGATCGCCTCGCCATGGGTGCTGCGGCCGCGAATCGCGAGGTGCACGCTCTCCTCACGGAGGGCGTGCAGGTCTCGGTGATGAACCCCGAAACGCGAGAGCAGGAGCTGCGCACGATCCGGCTCGTCGATTGGGAGCACCCGGAGCAGAACGATTTCCTCGCCGTCGAGCAGCTCTCGCTCGAGGGTCCGCTCTACACCTGCATCCCGGACGTCGTGCTGTTCGTGAACGGCCTGCCGTGGGTCGTCATCGAGCTGAAGAAGCCCGGCGTCCCGGTGCGGCAAGCGTTCGACGAGAACCTCACCAGCTACAAGCACCCGCAGAACGGCGTCCCGCAGCTCTTCGCCTACAACGCGCTGCTCGTCGCGTCGAACGGCACGGACGCGAAGGTGGGCTCCCTCACCGCGGACTGGGATCGCTTCTTCGAGTGGAAGCGCATCGAGCGCGAGGACGAGCCGCGGCGCGTCTCGTTGGAGGTGCTGCTGCGCGGGACATGTGAGAAGGGACGGCTCCTCGACCTCGTCCGCAGTTTCTCGCTCTTCTCCGCGCACAAGACGGGCTTGGTCAAGGTCCTGGCCCAGAACCATCAGTATCTCGGCGTGAACAGCGCCATCCGCCAGGCGCTCGCAGCACGCGAGGCGGGACACGGGCGCGCGGGCGTCTTCTGGCAGACGCAGGGCTCGGGCAAGAGCTTCTCGATGGTATTCTTCGCGCAGAAGATCCTGCGCACAGTCCCCGGGAACTGGACGTTCGTCGTCGTCACCGATCGCGTCGAGCTGGACGATCAGATCGCGAAGACCTTCGCCGCGTGCGGAGCCGTCGCCGACGCGACGGCGTGTCACGCCTCGAGCGGCGCCCACCTACGCCAGCTCCTGGGCGAGAACCACCGTTACGTCTTCACTCTCCTCCACAAGTTCCAGACGGCGGAAGTGCTGAACGACCGGCGCGACGTCATCGTCATCGCCGACGAGGCGCACCGTTCGCAGTACGACCAGCTCGCCATGAACATGCGGGCGGCGCTGCCGAACGCGCTCTTCGTCGCCTTCACGGGCACGCCTCTCATCGCAGGCGAGGAGCGAACGCGCGAGGTGTTCGGCGATTACGTCAGCATCTACGATTTCCAGCAGTCGATCGAGGACGGCGCAACCGTCCCGCTCTTCTACGAGAACCGCACGCCCGAGTTGCACCTCAGGAATCCCGACCTGAACGATGAGCTGTATGAGGTCATCGACGAGGCGGGCCTCGACGATGAGAGCGAGGCGCGGCTCGCGCGATTGCTCGGGCAGCGCTACCACCTCATCACCCGGGACGACCGGCTTGACGCCGTCGCGAGGGACATCGTTCAGCACTTCCTCGGCCGCGGGTTCCAGGGGAAGGCGATGGTGGTCTCGATCGACAAAGCCACGGCGCTCCGCACCTACGACAAGGTCCGGCGCGCGTGGGAGGCGGAGAAGGCGCGCGTCAGGGCCGCCATCGACTACGGCAAGCCCGGCGAGGAGCTGGACGGCCTCGGCGAGCGGCTACGCCGGCTCGACACGGTGGACATGGCGGTCGTCGTCTCGCCTGGGCAGAACGAGATCGAGGAGATGCGCCAGCTCGGCCTCGACATCGTCCCGCACCGCAGGCGCATGGTGGATTCGCAGCCACCGCTCGACGAGAAGTTCAAGGACCCGGACGATCCGCTCTCGCTCGTTTTCGTCTGCGCGATGTGGCTCACGGGCTTCGACGCCCCAAGCTGCTCGACCATCTACCTCGACAAGCCGATGCGGAACCACACGCTCATGCAGACCATCGCGCGTGCCAACCGCGTCTATCCGGGAAAGCAGAGCGGGCTCATCGTCGACTACGCCAACGTGTTCCAGTCGCTCGAGAAGGCGCTCGCGATCTACGGCGCCGCGCGCGGAGTCAGGACGCCGGTGCGCGAGAAGGACGAGCTCGTGGGCGAGCTGCGCGCCGCAGTCGCCGACATCGAGGCCTTCTGTGCCGCTGCCGGCGTTCAGCTCCCGGCTATCGAAGCGAGCACGAACGCGCTGGAGCGGCTCACTCGTGTCGGAGAGGCTTCGAACGCGCTCCTCGCCTCCGACGAACGCCGCAAGGCCTTCCTTGCACACGCGCGCCTCGCCGAGCGCCTGTACGCGGCCATCAAGCCCCACCGAAGCGCAGCCGAATTCGCGGTGCGCATGTCCACCGTGACCGCGTTGGCGGAGCGGATCCGCGCCGAGACCACGCCTGAGCAGGCCGATCTCACCTCCGTCTTGGCTCGCATCGGCGACGTCCTCGACCGCTCGATCCAGGCGCCGGCGGAGGTGAGGGACCGGCCGGGGCCGCCGCCCATCGACCTCTCCCGGATCGACTTCAACGCGCTTGCGGCACGGTTCCAAGCGTCGGAGACGAAGAACCTCGATCTGGAGCGGCTGAAGGCGGCGATCCGCGCCCAGCTCGACAAGCTCATCGCCGCGAACGAGACGCGCGTGGACCTCCGCGAGCGCTTCGAGGCGCTCATCGAGGAATACAACGTCGGGTCGAAGCAGATCGAGCAGCTATTCCATGACCTGCTGGCGCTCAGTCAGACGCTTACTGACGAGCAGAGCCGGCACGTGCGCGAGCAGCTCACGGAGGAAGAGTTGGTCGTGTTCGACCTCCTCACTCGGCCCGGGCCGGAGCTCACGACCGACGAGCGAAGCGAGGTGAAGAAGGTCGCCCGTCAACTTCTGCACAGGATTCGCGGCATCCTGACTGTCGACTGGCGCCTCACGGCGCAGGCTCGCGCCCGCGTGCGGAGCGCGATCGAGGAGGCCCTCGACGAGGGCCTGCCCCGCGCGTACACGCCGGAGGTGTTCAAGACGAAGGCTGGCGCCGTGTTCCAGCACGTGTACGAGCACGCCTCGGCCGCATAG
- a CDS encoding IS3 family transposase has protein sequence MKFAFIDAEKAIHRITKLCRLLEVSRAGFYAWCGRLPSKRAVEDARLTILIREVHQRSRCTYGSPRIHAELEARGVFVSRGRVIRLMQAEKIAARQRRRYRAMATVENAQQVAPNLLDRQFRPSAPNQSWAADTTYLRAGDGWLYLAVVVDLYSRFVVGWATSAVHDQQLVTRALDMAVRRRRPDAGLLHHSDQGTQYTGEAFQRVLAEHGITCSMSRRGNVYDNAAMESWFSTLKSELGERFESHAAAKEQLFDYIEVFYNQQRRHSVLGYMSPAEFERAARAEQSAA, from the coding sequence GTGAAGTTCGCGTTCATCGACGCGGAGAAGGCGATCCACCGGATCACGAAGCTCTGCAGGTTGCTCGAGGTCTCGCGGGCAGGGTTCTACGCCTGGTGCGGACGGCTGCCGTCGAAGCGGGCCGTCGAGGACGCCCGGCTCACGATTCTGATCCGCGAGGTCCACCAGCGGAGCCGCTGCACGTACGGCAGCCCGCGCATTCATGCGGAGCTCGAGGCGCGCGGCGTGTTCGTGAGCCGCGGCCGCGTGATTCGCTTGATGCAGGCCGAGAAGATCGCTGCCCGCCAGCGGCGCCGTTACCGCGCAATGGCGACGGTCGAGAACGCCCAGCAGGTCGCTCCGAACCTGCTCGACCGGCAGTTCCGCCCATCAGCGCCGAACCAGAGCTGGGCTGCGGACACGACCTACCTCCGTGCCGGCGATGGCTGGCTGTACCTCGCGGTCGTCGTCGACCTGTACTCGCGCTTCGTCGTGGGCTGGGCCACGAGCGCGGTGCACGACCAGCAGCTCGTGACCCGCGCGCTCGACATGGCCGTGCGCCGGCGTCGACCGGACGCCGGACTGCTCCATCACTCAGACCAGGGCACGCAGTACACGGGCGAAGCGTTCCAGCGCGTCCTCGCCGAGCACGGGATCACGTGCAGCATGAGCCGGCGCGGCAACGTCTACGACAACGCTGCTATGGAGAGCTGGTTCTCGACGCTCAAGTCCGAGCTGGGCGAACGCTTCGAGAGCCACGCGGCCGCGAAGGAGCAGTTGTTCGACTACATTGAGGTCTTCTACAACCAGCAGCGCAGGCACTCGGTGCTCGGTTACATGAGCCCGGCGGAGTTCGAGAGAGCAGCACGCGCCGAGCAGTCAGCGGCGTGA
- a CDS encoding IS30 family transposase, whose translation MARRRRNLTPAERAELWRRWKEGQSLSDIGRALGKHAATVYAIVVAHGGIPPAPRHRASRVLSFAEREEISRGASAGLSCRTIADTLGRAPSTVAREIERNGGRECYRASAADANAWRRARRPKLTKLGGNAALQQLVAEKLALDWSPEQISGWLRRERADQPHMQVSHETIYKSLFIQARGVLKKELRDHLRSGRRARRSSRATTAGQQRGCIVGGVSIRERPPEAEDRALPGHWEGDLLTGTNTSHIATLVERHSRFTMLVKVDGKDTANVVAAVARQVRTLPLELRKSLTWDRGTEMAHHKQFTLATNLKVYFCDPQSPWQRGTNENTNRLLRQYFPKGMSFAGYSQNDLDAVALRLNQRPRKTLGFETPAGRLDRIVAMTG comes from the coding sequence ATGGCGCGACGGCGGCGGAACCTGACTCCAGCGGAACGCGCTGAGTTGTGGCGGCGCTGGAAGGAAGGGCAATCCCTCAGCGACATCGGGCGTGCACTTGGGAAGCACGCGGCCACTGTGTACGCCATCGTCGTCGCGCACGGTGGGATCCCGCCCGCCCCACGGCATCGCGCATCGCGGGTCCTTTCCTTTGCGGAACGCGAGGAGATCTCACGCGGCGCATCCGCAGGACTCTCGTGCCGCACGATCGCGGACACGCTTGGAAGAGCGCCGTCCACCGTGGCCCGTGAAATCGAGCGGAATGGCGGAAGAGAGTGCTACCGCGCTTCGGCTGCGGATGCGAACGCATGGCGGCGAGCACGACGCCCGAAGCTCACGAAGCTCGGAGGGAACGCCGCCCTCCAGCAGCTCGTAGCCGAGAAGCTGGCTTTAGACTGGTCACCCGAGCAGATCTCGGGGTGGCTCCGGCGTGAGCGCGCCGACCAGCCGCACATGCAGGTGTCGCACGAGACGATCTACAAGAGCCTCTTCATCCAGGCGCGCGGAGTCCTGAAGAAGGAACTGCGCGACCACCTGCGTTCAGGCCGCCGGGCCCGCCGCTCGAGCAGGGCGACAACCGCAGGACAGCAGCGCGGCTGCATTGTTGGCGGCGTCTCGATTCGGGAGCGGCCGCCCGAGGCAGAGGATCGGGCGCTGCCGGGGCACTGGGAAGGCGATCTCCTCACGGGGACCAACACGAGCCACATCGCGACGCTCGTCGAGCGGCACTCTCGCTTCACGATGCTGGTGAAGGTCGACGGCAAGGACACTGCGAACGTGGTCGCCGCGGTCGCTCGCCAGGTGCGCACCCTTCCGCTCGAGCTGCGGAAGTCGCTGACTTGGGACCGTGGAACCGAGATGGCGCATCACAAGCAGTTCACGCTTGCGACGAACCTGAAGGTCTACTTCTGCGACCCGCAGAGCCCATGGCAACGCGGGACCAACGAGAATACGAACCGCCTCCTGCGGCAGTACTTCCCGAAGGGGATGTCGTTCGCAGGCTACTCCCAGAATGACCTGGACGCGGTCGCACTACGGCTCAACCAGCGCCCGAGAAAGACACTGGGCTTCGAAACGCCAGCCGGTAGACTGGACCGAATCGTTGCGATGACCGGTTGA
- a CDS encoding ThiF family adenylyltransferase — MVTLTILEPQLDELLAAIFAEQPNEGAAFLICGTSHTEREDRLLVREVVPVERAHYLVREPQRLSIDSQAYANAAKRAEADGSSVVFVHSHPGGVGEFSPQDDHEEPKLMTFLDARVPGRLHGSLVIASRSDLRGRVWGRGRWTDIARIRVLGGRFRFHDQVGEARPLPEFYDRQVRAFGEDVQRLLHALHVGVVGAGGTGSAVAEQLARLGVGELSIFDGDTLTATNVTRVYGSTVAATGMNKAELARAHLAAIGLRTKVTAIPAYIDEEAVAKRLRDCDIVFGCTDKATPRSLLVALATRYYIPTFDVAVKIDSADGVLRGIFGRVTTLMPGEACLFCRGRITAAAIALEALDPVERRARAAERYAPELEENDPAVITFTTAVAAQGVTEMLHRLTGFMGEERRSTEVLLRFQDSLVSRNRQPPAPDCICMRKALWGRGDGRDFLGVVWAK; from the coding sequence ATGGTGACCCTGACCATCCTGGAGCCGCAGCTCGACGAGCTGCTCGCCGCCATCTTCGCGGAGCAGCCGAACGAGGGCGCGGCCTTCCTGATCTGCGGGACCAGCCACACCGAGCGCGAGGACCGCCTCCTGGTGCGCGAGGTCGTCCCCGTCGAGCGGGCCCACTATCTCGTCCGCGAGCCGCAGCGCCTCAGCATCGACTCCCAGGCGTACGCGAACGCCGCGAAGCGCGCGGAGGCCGACGGCAGCTCGGTGGTATTCGTGCACTCCCACCCCGGCGGCGTCGGCGAGTTCTCGCCCCAGGACGACCACGAGGAGCCGAAGCTGATGACGTTCCTCGACGCCCGCGTTCCCGGGCGGCTGCACGGAAGCCTGGTGATCGCGTCGCGGTCCGACCTTCGCGGCCGGGTGTGGGGCCGCGGTCGGTGGACCGACATCGCCCGGATCCGGGTCCTCGGAGGCCGGTTCCGGTTCCACGACCAGGTGGGCGAGGCGCGCCCCCTCCCCGAGTTCTACGACCGCCAGGTCCGGGCCTTCGGCGAGGATGTCCAGCGGCTGCTCCACGCCCTGCACGTCGGCGTCGTCGGCGCAGGTGGAACCGGGTCCGCGGTGGCGGAGCAGCTCGCGAGGCTCGGGGTCGGCGAGCTGTCGATCTTCGACGGCGACACCCTGACGGCGACCAACGTCACCCGGGTCTACGGCTCGACGGTCGCCGCGACCGGGATGAACAAGGCCGAGCTGGCGCGGGCCCACCTCGCCGCCATCGGCCTGAGGACGAAGGTGACCGCCATCCCCGCGTACATCGACGAGGAGGCCGTGGCGAAGCGCCTGCGCGACTGCGACATCGTCTTCGGCTGCACGGACAAGGCCACGCCCCGGTCGCTGCTCGTGGCGCTCGCCACGCGCTACTACATCCCCACCTTCGACGTGGCGGTGAAGATCGACTCCGCCGATGGCGTGCTCCGCGGCATCTTCGGTCGGGTGACCACTCTCATGCCCGGTGAGGCGTGTCTCTTCTGCCGGGGTCGCATCACCGCGGCCGCGATCGCCCTGGAGGCGCTGGATCCGGTGGAGCGGCGAGCCCGGGCGGCCGAACGATACGCGCCCGAGCTGGAGGAGAACGACCCGGCGGTGATCACCTTCACGACCGCCGTCGCCGCCCAGGGCGTCACCGAGATGCTCCACCGCCTCACCGGCTTCATGGGCGAGGAGCGCCGGTCCACGGAGGTCCTCCTCCGGTTCCAGGACTCCCTCGTGAGCCGGAACCGGCAGCCGCCGGCTCCGGACTGCATCTGCATGCGGAAGGCGCTGTGGGGGCGAGGGGACGGGCGGGACTTCCTGGGGGTGGTGTGGGCGAAGTGA
- a CDS encoding multiubiquitin domain-containing protein has translation MHIPILIDQKKYDAPAPTMTGAQIRALASPPIGPDRDLFLVVPGPADDRKVGDSDVIELKPGTHLFSAPTTINPGDHQIPIQIDGKPYKASAATMTGADIRALVTPPIGPDRDLFPVVAGPADDVKVGDADAIELKPGSHFFSAPKTINPGDSGPRLPEADEEYLAAKGISYELLRGASEVFFIAKDLAVSGARYDRAQTDLMLRIPNGYPNAGLDMFWVDPPLQLRTGGYPVSADHFEDHAGRRWQRFSRHLAAPWRPGVDGIGSFLALVLAELRGGR, from the coding sequence ATGCACATCCCCATCCTCATCGACCAGAAGAAGTACGACGCCCCGGCCCCGACGATGACGGGCGCGCAGATCCGCGCCCTCGCCTCGCCGCCCATCGGCCCCGACCGCGACCTGTTCCTCGTCGTCCCCGGCCCCGCGGACGACCGGAAGGTCGGCGACTCCGACGTCATCGAGCTGAAGCCCGGGACGCACCTCTTCTCCGCCCCGACGACGATCAACCCCGGCGACCATCAGATCCCGATCCAGATCGACGGCAAGCCCTACAAGGCGTCCGCCGCCACCATGACGGGCGCCGACATCCGGGCGCTCGTGACGCCGCCCATCGGCCCGGACCGGGATCTGTTCCCGGTCGTCGCGGGGCCCGCCGACGACGTGAAGGTCGGCGACGCGGACGCGATCGAGCTGAAGCCCGGCTCGCACTTCTTCTCCGCCCCGAAGACCATCAACCCCGGCGACTCGGGCCCGCGCCTGCCCGAGGCGGACGAGGAGTACCTCGCCGCCAAGGGGATCTCCTACGAGCTGCTCCGGGGCGCGTCGGAGGTCTTCTTCATCGCCAAGGACCTCGCCGTGTCGGGGGCGCGGTACGACCGCGCCCAGACGGACCTCATGCTCCGCATCCCGAACGGTTACCCGAACGCGGGCCTGGACATGTTCTGGGTGGACCCGCCGCTCCAGCTCCGGACCGGCGGATACCCGGTGAGCGCCGACCACTTCGAGGACCACGCCGGCCGCCGGTGGCAGCGCTTCTCGCGGCACCTCGCGGCCCCCTGGCGGCCCGGGGTGGACGGGATCGGGTCGTTCCTGGCGCTCGTCCTCGCCGAGCTGCGCGGAGGCCGGTAG
- a CDS encoding ImmA/IrrE family metallo-endopeptidase, whose translation MARGERVAREVYAEIGLAHPTEIPIETLAYMRGARVRDVRMPGAQGRLARLGSKAIIAVSDAVTYAPRRRFVIAHEVGHLELHEAENQIALCDEAKIDEVYDQGTERESNAFATELLMPRALWAKRVDVAKPDLNVVAKLADEFQVSFTAAAIRFAKLCPERCAVVFSQDGVIRWSAAGREFGHWIQWGAKLDRYTLAYDYFAKGGVGDRPETVDASAWLASERLGKDDDLVEHSRPIPSLRAVLSLLWIPSDREF comes from the coding sequence ATGGCGAGGGGTGAGCGCGTCGCCAGGGAGGTGTACGCGGAGATCGGACTCGCTCACCCGACCGAGATTCCGATCGAGACGCTCGCGTACATGCGCGGCGCTCGCGTTCGCGATGTCCGGATGCCAGGGGCGCAGGGGCGGCTCGCCCGGCTCGGGTCGAAGGCAATTATCGCGGTCAGCGACGCGGTCACCTACGCGCCGCGGCGCCGGTTCGTCATCGCGCACGAGGTCGGTCACCTGGAGCTGCACGAGGCGGAGAACCAGATCGCGCTCTGCGACGAGGCCAAGATCGACGAGGTCTACGACCAGGGCACCGAGCGGGAGTCGAACGCCTTCGCGACAGAGCTGCTCATGCCCCGCGCCCTGTGGGCAAAGCGCGTGGACGTGGCGAAGCCCGACCTGAACGTGGTGGCGAAGCTCGCGGACGAGTTCCAGGTCAGCTTCACGGCAGCGGCGATCCGGTTCGCGAAGCTGTGCCCGGAACGATGCGCGGTCGTGTTCTCTCAGGACGGGGTGATCAGGTGGTCTGCGGCGGGACGTGAGTTCGGCCACTGGATTCAGTGGGGGGCGAAGCTGGACCGCTACACCCTGGCCTACGACTACTTCGCGAAGGGCGGGGTGGGTGACCGACCGGAAACCGTGGACGCCAGCGCATGGCTCGCGTCCGAGCGGCTCGGCAAGGACGACGACCTCGTCGAGCACTCCCGCCCGATCCCAAGCCTGAGGGCGGTGCTCTCGTTGCTGTGGATTCCCTCCGACCGAGAATTCTGA
- a CDS encoding GNAT family N-acetyltransferase codes for MAPAPFIVRPAGPCDAAAITAVHIDSITVLGARGYAPDQVAQWRLPCAPQRYVDAMARGEHFFLAVTSDTAPGPLGFSAYRVEHGLHRIATYVAARGARRGVGTALYLAAEELARTRGAREIHVDSSLVAVDFYLALGFDEVARGAHPLRIGGDLPCVFMRKVIVKS; via the coding sequence GTGGCTCCTGCGCCCTTTATCGTCCGTCCCGCGGGCCCCTGTGATGCGGCTGCCATCACCGCCGTACACATCGACTCGATCACCGTCCTGGGTGCGCGAGGGTACGCGCCCGACCAGGTGGCGCAGTGGCGTCTACCCTGTGCGCCTCAGCGGTACGTCGATGCGATGGCACGCGGCGAGCACTTCTTCCTCGCGGTGACGTCAGACACGGCTCCGGGTCCACTCGGCTTTTCCGCGTATCGTGTCGAGCATGGTCTTCACCGAATCGCGACCTATGTCGCAGCACGCGGAGCGCGTCGGGGGGTGGGGACCGCGCTCTACCTTGCCGCCGAGGAGCTGGCGCGCACACGCGGGGCCCGCGAAATCCACGTCGACTCGTCCCTTGTAGCCGTCGACTTCTACCTCGCCCTCGGCTTCGACGAGGTTGCGCGCGGAGCGCACCCGCTGCGCATCGGGGGCGATCTGCCGTGCGTATTCATGCGAAAGGTGATTGTAAAGTCATAA
- a CDS encoding MFS transporter, producing the protein MSAPGTSSVSFQGNDRLLLGIILGVLTFWLFAQTTLNIAPDMSRELGTDASVMNIAVAITALFSGIFIVVMGGLADRVGRLKIVKLGFALSMVGSLLVGLAPSGRLAVPSLLAGRALQGLSGACIMPASLALVKAYWDGAARQRAISLWSIGSWGGSGVCSLFGGLVTQHLGWRYIFFASVAAAAVGLVLLRGTPESRAETRGEYRFDWSGVLAFMVAMVAVQVVVTQGNRLGWSSPASLALMATAVVFGWLFFRIEAKAPNAFIDFGLFRNSTYTGATLSNFLLNAVAGTLIVSLQLVQIGGNMSAQQAGVLTLGYAIAIIAFIRVGEKLLRRFGARRPMLWGCLITGASILLLTPANVMLADYEVMAVIGYTLFGVGLAFYATPSTDAALSNLPAAQSGSGSGIYKMASSLGAAFGVAISAAIFTALGANPRSVHWLEGVITFQGRQDNLAVRGAAIIALGFNILMVVVAIVSVMLTVPKGR; encoded by the coding sequence ATGAGCGCGCCCGGCACCAGCAGCGTTTCGTTCCAGGGCAACGACCGGCTCCTGCTCGGCATCATCCTGGGCGTGCTGACCTTCTGGCTGTTCGCTCAGACGACGCTCAACATCGCGCCCGACATGAGCCGCGAGCTCGGCACGGACGCCAGCGTGATGAACATCGCGGTGGCGATCACGGCGTTGTTCTCGGGCATCTTCATCGTGGTGATGGGTGGGCTGGCCGACCGCGTCGGCCGCTTGAAGATCGTGAAGCTCGGCTTCGCCCTGAGCATGGTCGGTTCGCTGCTGGTCGGCCTGGCGCCCTCGGGCAGGCTCGCGGTGCCATCTCTCCTGGCGGGGCGAGCGCTCCAGGGGCTCTCGGGCGCCTGCATCATGCCCGCGAGCCTCGCGCTGGTGAAGGCGTACTGGGACGGCGCCGCGCGCCAGCGCGCGATCAGCCTGTGGTCCATCGGCTCGTGGGGTGGCTCCGGAGTGTGCTCGCTGTTCGGCGGGCTCGTGACGCAGCACCTGGGCTGGCGCTACATCTTCTTCGCCTCGGTGGCGGCCGCCGCTGTTGGCCTGGTCTTGCTGCGCGGGACGCCGGAGAGCCGGGCCGAGACCCGGGGCGAGTACAGGTTCGATTGGTCCGGAGTGCTCGCCTTCATGGTCGCGATGGTGGCCGTGCAGGTGGTGGTCACCCAGGGCAACAGGCTCGGCTGGAGCAGCCCGGCCTCGCTCGCGCTGATGGCCACGGCGGTCGTCTTCGGATGGCTGTTCTTCCGCATCGAAGCCAAGGCTCCGAACGCCTTCATCGACTTCGGCCTGTTCCGCAACTCGACCTACACCGGGGCAACCCTCTCCAACTTCCTTCTCAACGCGGTGGCCGGGACTTTGATCGTGTCCCTGCAGCTCGTGCAGATCGGCGGCAACATGTCGGCCCAGCAGGCCGGCGTCCTGACGCTCGGCTATGCCATCGCCATCATCGCCTTCATCCGCGTGGGCGAGAAGCTGCTACGGCGCTTCGGCGCCCGCCGGCCGATGCTGTGGGGGTGCCTGATCACGGGCGCCTCGATCCTGCTGCTCACCCCGGCCAACGTGATGCTGGCCGACTACGAGGTGATGGCCGTGATCGGCTACACGTTGTTCGGCGTAGGGCTCGCCTTCTACGCGACGCCGTCGACCGACGCGGCGCTGTCCAACTTGCCGGCCGCCCAGTCTGGCTCCGGATCCGGCATCTACAAGATGGCGTCGTCCCTGGGCGCGGCGTTCGGCGTGGCGATCTCCGCGGCGATCTTCACGGCGCTCGGCGCGAACCCGCGGAGCGTGCACTGGCTCGAGGGCGTGATCACGTTCCAGGGCCGTCAGGACAACCTGGCGGTGCGCGGGGCCGCGATCATCGCGCTGGGATTCAACATCCTGATGGTCGTCGTCGCCATCGTCTCCGTCATGCTCACGGTCCCCAAGGGAAGGTGA